The Terriglobus sp. TAA 43 sequence GATGCCCCGCCCCGGCATGCGGATGTTCTGAATCTCCGCATAGCCGGTGTTGTACAGGTTCGTTCCCTGCACATACGGTCGCACCATGCCACGGTCGCGTGACACCGCAAAATCAACCGTGCTGTAAGGCGTCTGTCCCACACGCTGCGTCACACTGAAGGCTGGACGCAACGCCACTTGTGAAGTCGCGTGAAGCCACGCTTCCACACGCGCACGATTCGTTGGGAACTGGAACACAAGCTGCGACTGCTGCCCCTGCAAAACATCCTGCGAACCAAAGATAGCCGTCCAGTTCACCCGCAATTGCTGATCACCCTGCAACCGCATCTGCACAGATGTTTCCACACCGGTTAAGCGCACCGATGCAAGATTCTTCGCCTGCCATTTATCCGCAGTGGAGGGCCGGACATAATCAATCGCGTTTTGCTGGCGTGCGTAAAAGCCCGTAACCGATGCAGCAACGCGCGTCGACGGATACCAATCAACGCCACCATCAAAATTCCACGCCGTCTCCGGCTTCAGTGAAGGATTACTGGTCGTCGTGGGATCGTTGTAATAAAGATTGGTGTAGGTCGGCAACCGGAAACCATAGCCCGCACTTCCACGCAGCTTCCATACGTTATGCACCAGCAAACTCGCAGCAAACGAAGGCGCAGACACCACACGCCCACCGCTCAAAATCTCTTCGCGTAATCCGATAGAAAAATTCGCGGCTCCACGATGCAAATCGGCATCACCATAGAGCGATGTGCGATTGCGGCCATGCTGCCCCAGGCTATTGCTGTGAATGCTGTCCGTGTTCTCTTCCGCGCCCACAAACAGCTTTCCTGCACGCCCCAGCGAAACACTCTGCCGCAACGCTCCCTGCCAACTCGCATCGACGTGATTGTTCGCGTAATACGCGGGATTCGTGCGAATCAGAATGTAGTTATCCGC is a genomic window containing:
- a CDS encoding TonB-dependent siderophore receptor; amino-acid sequence: MFVHLRRVGYLFSTFAAVSSSVAYAQQSIQQTVTVVGEAEPVAQGQTARSVQVVDTQPMTLSLQEIADGLRSDASVDIQQRGAMGVQSDVSIRGGTFEQTLVLLNGFRVNDSQTSHFNLDVPVPQQAVAGLAVLHGSGSTLYGADALAGVVHVSTWKPQESSLRLRAGGGSFGGNQQAMTGALANQMRSLVAAGERDFSTGFIPGRDYRSEGASAEGRTTSSLGESDLLLAGSDRSFGANQFYGNYNSWERTKGWFIGFTQAFREKTTAAVAYRRHADNYILIRTNPAYYANNHVDASWQGALRQSVSLGRAGKLFVGAEENTDSIHSNSLGQHGRNRTSLYGDADLHRGAANFSIGLREEILSGGRVVSAPSFAASLLVHNVWKLRGSAGYGFRLPTYTNLYYNDPTTTSNPSLKPETAWNFDGGVDWYPSTRVAASVTGFYARQQNAIDYVRPSTADKWQAKNLASVRLTGVETSVQMRLQGDQQLRVNWTAIFGSQDVLQGQQSQLVFQFPTNRARVEAWLHATSQVALRPAFSVTQRVGQTPYSTVDFAVSRDRGMVRPYVQGTNLYNTGYAEIQNIRMPGRGILAGIEISLSRR